In a genomic window of Thermodesulfobium sp. 4217-1:
- a CDS encoding flagellar brake domain-containing protein, whose protein sequence is MPDDIIEKVNNPDEFYKSTTKIDIYLIKRSVSKDELEGPYGSIISYLEDNKEILWIETPMDKGYPLILAQGDLVLVDVKKGKTIYQFQSAVLGRKKDSNTNLFLFALNVPKEVKKIERRVFFRLKITDLDVVLKIKKNMNDKDFISFKGNAHDLSGGGIKVRLILKDKKPNDYEKILTLIKEEAITFIEFEIDKKKKINQKIKFINSHKDEENKIGYISFSFVEIPRGIQDSIIRYIFNKQREMKQKGIEFDD, encoded by the coding sequence TTGCCAGATGATATTATCGAGAAAGTTAATAATCCGGATGAGTTTTATAAATCTACAACAAAGATTGATATATATTTAATTAAGAGATCTGTATCTAAAGATGAACTTGAAGGTCCTTACGGATCTATAATATCTTACTTAGAAGACAATAAAGAAATCCTTTGGATAGAGACTCCTATGGACAAGGGATACCCTCTTATTTTGGCACAAGGAGATCTCGTATTAGTTGACGTAAAAAAGGGAAAGACAATTTATCAATTTCAGAGCGCTGTTTTAGGAAGAAAAAAGGATTCTAATACAAATTTATTTTTATTTGCATTAAACGTACCAAAAGAAGTAAAGAAGATTGAGAGAAGAGTTTTTTTTAGGCTTAAAATTACAGACTTGGATGTAGTTTTAAAAATTAAAAAAAACATGAATGACAAAGACTTTATCAGCTTTAAGGGAAATGCGCACGACCTTTCTGGGGGCGGTATAAAGGTTAGGCTGATATTAAAAGACAAAAAGCCAAATGACTACGAAAAGATTTTAACTTTAATAAAAGAAGAGGCTATAACGTTTATCGAATTTGAAATTGATAAAAAGAAAAAAATAAATCAAAAAATAAAATTTATTAATTCACATAAAGATGAAGAAAATAAAATTGGATATATTTCTTTCTCTTTTGTTGAAATACCAAGGGGGATACAGGACTCAATCATTAGATATATTTTTAATAAACAGAGAGAAATGAAACAAAAAGGTATAGAATTTGATGATTAA
- a CDS encoding sigma-70 family RNA polymerase sigma factor yields MLDEKALWIKYRNSTTQENRNLLALNYLSLVKRIAAKIYTNIQGKVEFEELLNYGIFGLLTSIERFEESRGLKFETFATHRIRGAILDGLRELDPLKRGTRSKVKKLDRAINELKSSLDKNPSDKDIADYLSITQEELLDWYVEIDAPSAFGNELTTSENSSIDLSMAIDSLEDREKQIIDLYYYEDLSLDEIAKILNISISRVSQIHGKALIKLKSQLEGDV; encoded by the coding sequence ATGTTAGATGAAAAAGCCCTTTGGATAAAATATAGAAATTCTACAACTCAAGAAAACAGGAATTTGCTCGCTCTTAATTATCTATCGTTAGTAAAAAGAATTGCAGCAAAGATATATACAAATATACAGGGCAAAGTTGAGTTTGAAGAGCTTTTAAACTATGGAATTTTCGGTTTATTAACGTCAATTGAAAGATTCGAAGAATCTCGAGGTCTTAAATTCGAAACATTTGCTACACACAGAATTAGAGGGGCAATTTTAGATGGGCTTAGAGAACTAGATCCATTGAAAAGAGGGACTCGTTCTAAGGTAAAAAAATTAGATAGAGCAATTAACGAGCTAAAATCCTCACTTGACAAAAATCCAAGCGACAAAGACATCGCAGACTATCTGAGCATAACCCAAGAAGAGCTGCTTGATTGGTATGTTGAGATTGATGCGCCATCTGCCTTTGGAAATGAGTTAACCACTTCAGAAAATTCTTCGATTGATTTATCAATGGCTATTGATAGCCTTGAAGATAGAGAAAAACAAATTATTGATCTATACTATTATGAGGATCTTTCTTTAGACGAGATCGCAAAGATTTTAAATATATCGATTTCTAGGGTATCTCAGATTCACGGTAAGGCTCTGATAAAACTAAAATCACAGTTAGAGGGGGATGTATGA
- a CDS encoding FapA family protein: MNLDLDLSVDKMLATICIRVQEGETLPSLEDMRQYLKKGGINYGIDEEALNQAIAKPGSIFTVAKGESPTSPVDGKVEYKFPLKTQIKPKEDKTGNVDYFDLGFVYNTKEGDLLAVKTPPIEGQPGHDVTGRVLMPKKPFNPKFVAGKGTKLSEDGLSIFAEAAGTPRLIDGKIVVLHTLDIDKDIDFSTGNIVFNGSVNIKGSVLSGFSVEADGDVMVAGIVEESTIKAKGNVVVRSGFEGGSNGFIQAGKSVNIRFVHNGKIVAGEDVLIESEAFFSSIMAGGKVIMQGRNSQITGGSVEAGVEIRSRVIGSYKHTKTQVSAGIVPGLKEKLETILNRIKSIEAQVKKAKEIEDRFLYLKKRQKDKFPQAQLDSLENIQKTIESYLGQIESLKKVKDEIIKTKEERKSGRIISDIIYPGVILTIADISQEISEEMRGVSVRIEEGELKFY, translated from the coding sequence ATGAATCTAGATTTAGATCTTTCTGTTGATAAAATGTTGGCCACTATATGTATAAGAGTTCAAGAAGGAGAAACCTTGCCCTCCCTTGAAGATATGAGACAATATCTCAAAAAGGGCGGAATAAATTATGGCATAGATGAAGAAGCTCTAAATCAGGCTATTGCAAAGCCAGGCTCGATATTTACTGTTGCAAAAGGAGAGAGTCCTACAAGTCCTGTAGATGGAAAAGTTGAGTACAAATTTCCATTGAAAACACAAATTAAACCCAAAGAAGACAAAACTGGAAATGTAGACTATTTTGATTTAGGATTTGTATATAACACTAAAGAAGGAGATCTTCTTGCAGTTAAAACTCCCCCGATAGAGGGACAGCCTGGGCACGATGTTACTGGGAGGGTTTTAATGCCAAAGAAACCATTCAATCCAAAATTCGTGGCTGGTAAAGGGACAAAGTTGTCAGAAGATGGACTTAGTATATTTGCAGAAGCTGCAGGTACCCCAAGACTCATTGATGGTAAAATTGTTGTATTGCACACCCTTGACATAGACAAGGATATAGACTTTTCAACGGGAAATATTGTTTTTAATGGATCTGTCAACATAAAAGGCAGCGTTTTATCAGGATTTTCTGTTGAGGCAGATGGGGATGTAATGGTAGCTGGCATAGTTGAAGAGTCTACAATTAAGGCAAAGGGCAATGTGGTAGTAAGATCGGGTTTTGAGGGAGGGTCAAATGGCTTTATTCAAGCTGGAAAATCGGTCAATATTAGATTTGTTCATAATGGCAAGATTGTTGCAGGCGAAGATGTCTTAATAGAGTCTGAGGCATTTTTTTCCAGCATCATGGCTGGCGGTAAGGTTATTATGCAGGGCAGAAATTCTCAAATTACAGGCGGCAGTGTAGAAGCCGGTGTTGAAATTAGGTCGAGAGTTATCGGATCTTATAAACATACAAAAACCCAGGTAAGCGCAGGAATAGTTCCAGGTCTAAAGGAGAAATTAGAAACTATTTTAAACAGGATAAAGTCTATTGAAGCTCAGGTTAAGAAGGCTAAAGAAATAGAAGATAGATTTCTTTATCTTAAAAAGAGGCAAAAGGACAAATTTCCTCAAGCTCAATTAGATTCTCTTGAAAATATTCAGAAAACTATAGAATCATATTTGGGTCAGATAGAATCTTTGAAAAAGGTAAAAGATGAGATAATTAAAACAAAAGAAGAAAGAAAGAGCGGAAGGATAATTTCAGATATAATATATCCAGGAGTAATTTTAACAATCGCCGATATATCTCAAGAGATATCGGAGGAGATGAGAGGCGTTAGCGTTAGAATTGAAGAAGGAGAGTTAAAGTTCTATTAA
- a CDS encoding OmpA family protein: protein MAKKKKSSGGGGGGHDSAGGMRWLLTYSDMITLLMAFFILLFSMATLNASKFAATAQALREAFGGYTILDRGSSVIGEPGSTTQSAPVMPDSAMKAQDASLKIAQILRQSLNSNQFSVIQTERGYLISILTDKILFDSGKANLKTDAFPLLTKIAAVLEKIDNEVYVEGHTDNVPIHTVEFPSNWELSAARAASVAKYFIEKGVSSSRLVIAGYADTRPVASDDTAAGRQKNRRIDILITKK from the coding sequence GTGGCTAAAAAAAAGAAAAGTTCAGGTGGAGGCGGAGGAGGTCATGATAGCGCTGGTGGTATGAGGTGGCTTTTGACCTACTCAGATATGATCACGCTCTTAATGGCTTTTTTCATCTTGCTATTTTCTATGGCTACCCTTAACGCTTCCAAATTTGCTGCAACCGCACAAGCGCTAAGAGAGGCGTTTGGAGGTTACACTATCCTTGACAGGGGTTCATCTGTTATTGGAGAACCTGGTTCAACTACACAAAGCGCTCCTGTAATGCCTGATTCTGCAATGAAGGCACAGGATGCATCTTTAAAAATAGCTCAGATTCTAAGACAGTCTTTAAACTCTAACCAATTTTCAGTTATTCAAACTGAAAGGGGTTATTTAATCTCTATCTTAACTGACAAGATACTTTTTGACTCTGGAAAAGCTAATCTCAAAACTGATGCCTTTCCACTTCTCACAAAGATCGCAGCAGTTTTAGAAAAGATTGACAATGAAGTATATGTTGAGGGCCATACTGACAACGTTCCTATACATACAGTAGAATTTCCATCCAACTGGGAGCTTTCTGCTGCAAGGGCTGCCTCAGTAGCAAAATATTTTATAGAAAAAGGCGTATCCTCCTCAAGGTTGGTGATAGCTGGGTATGCAGATACCAGACCCGTAGCCTCAGATGACACTGCTGCTGGTAGACAAAAAAATAGAAGAATTGATATTCTTATAACAAAGAAATAA
- a CDS encoding flagellar basal body-associated FliL family protein produces the protein MKLFSNKKMLIALVVLIVLGGGIGFYVANMLTPKPAPKEKQEPIFFTYPLQEFVVNTKDGRFLKASIVLELNEEIPLKSEAAGGEGKKVVLEPKAKPILDALTPQLRNAAIIILSSQTYQELITSQGKERLRQILFQKFNQIVGRDVVKDVYFTSLVMQ, from the coding sequence ATGAAATTGTTCTCAAATAAAAAGATGTTAATAGCTCTTGTAGTTTTGATAGTTTTGGGAGGTGGGATAGGCTTTTATGTTGCAAATATGTTGACTCCAAAGCCAGCCCCAAAAGAAAAACAAGAACCAATATTTTTTACTTATCCTCTCCAAGAGTTTGTGGTGAATACGAAGGATGGAAGGTTTCTAAAGGCTAGCATTGTCTTAGAACTAAACGAAGAGATACCTCTTAAAAGTGAAGCTGCAGGCGGGGAAGGTAAAAAAGTTGTTTTAGAACCGAAGGCCAAACCTATCCTGGATGCCCTGACTCCACAATTAAGAAATGCTGCTATAATTATATTGTCGAGCCAGACATATCAGGAATTGATAACTTCTCAGGGTAAGGAAAGGCTTAGACAGATATTATTTCAAAAGTTTAACCAAATTGTAGGACGCGATGTTGTAAAAGATGTTTACTTTACAAGTCTTGTTATGCAATAA
- a CDS encoding response regulator, which produces MAKILITDDATFMRKMLKDILTKNGHEVVGEGVNGLEALEKYKELKPELTLLDITMPERDGLWALKEIKAFDSNAKIIMVSAMGQQAIVIEAIQAGARDFVVKPFQPDRVLEAVRKALS; this is translated from the coding sequence ATGGCAAAAATATTGATTACTGATGACGCTACATTTATGAGGAAGATGTTAAAGGACATTTTAACAAAAAATGGTCATGAGGTGGTGGGTGAGGGAGTAAATGGTTTAGAAGCTTTAGAAAAATACAAAGAACTCAAGCCTGAGTTGACTTTGTTGGATATCACTATGCCTGAAAGAGACGGTCTTTGGGCTCTTAAGGAGATTAAGGCTTTTGATTCCAATGCTAAGATTATAATGGTGTCTGCAATGGGTCAGCAAGCAATAGTAATTGAGGCCATACAAGCTGGAGCAAGAGATTTTGTTGTAAAACCATTTCAACCAGACAGAGTATTGGAGGCAGTTAGGAAGGCCCTTTCTTAA
- a CDS encoding flagellar biosynthetic protein FliO, with amino-acid sequence MRFIYIFLFIALLSSNAFAAQKNINGPLPSFFQTDSTPSIKFGVNNPKDIYVLNTDDNQNKNNLSKTNTPIEEKAISIDKTSKAANNTSSNNLEPIQYTQNSSPQYHQLDKISSNDNIKVNSPEEAKTNNVVESTNAAQNQNNPSKDNSLGLTVDNSQNQHNSSAPDIMGYLIRFSIFLILLVLVPMLIIRRLKGKLKVSYSIPKSTNGFVRVVDKLTLSYSELFIVEVMDKYLLLSVSKDGDIKLLREFETIGIFPEKDIKEKKLEKSSFLDVLRKLKKEVKQLNNS; translated from the coding sequence ATGCGCTTTATATATATATTTTTATTTATAGCGCTTTTATCGTCAAACGCGTTTGCAGCCCAAAAAAATATAAATGGGCCGCTTCCTTCCTTCTTTCAAACTGACTCAACGCCTTCTATAAAGTTTGGGGTAAACAATCCTAAAGATATATATGTGCTAAATACAGACGACAATCAAAATAAAAACAATCTAAGTAAAACAAACACCCCAATCGAAGAAAAGGCTATTTCTATAGATAAGACCTCTAAAGCTGCGAACAATACTAGCTCTAATAACTTAGAACCAATACAATACACCCAAAACTCTTCACCTCAATATCACCAACTCGATAAAATCTCCTCAAATGATAATATAAAAGTAAATAGCCCTGAAGAAGCAAAGACGAATAATGTTGTAGAAAGTACTAACGCGGCTCAAAATCAAAACAATCCGTCAAAGGATAATTCTCTGGGTTTAACGGTAGACAACTCCCAAAATCAACATAATTCATCCGCTCCCGATATTATGGGCTATCTCATTAGGTTTTCAATATTTTTGATTTTATTAGTTCTTGTTCCAATGTTAATTATCAGAAGACTAAAGGGAAAGCTTAAGGTCAGCTATTCTATACCAAAATCAACTAACGGCTTTGTCCGAGTAGTTGATAAGTTAACCCTATCATACTCTGAGCTTTTTATAGTTGAAGTTATGGATAAATATCTTCTGTTGTCAGTGTCTAAAGATGGCGACATAAAACTTTTAAGAGAATTTGAAACTATAGGAATTTTTCCAGAAAAAGATATTAAAGAAAAAAAATTGGAAAAAAGCAGTTTTTTGGATGTATTGAGAAAGTTAAAAAAAGAAGTAAAACAGTTAAATAATAGTTAA
- the fliP gene encoding flagellar type III secretion system pore protein FliP (The bacterial flagellar biogenesis protein FliP forms a type III secretion system (T3SS)-type pore required for flagellar assembly.), whose product MKKNFIFLFFLLGLVVCSHTANAAPNINIDLGAGSPNDIANSLKVLFILTILAFAPLLLLMTTSFLRLIIVFGFLRNALGVQQIIPGQIIIGLSLFLTLFIMTPIIQKIEQDAYTPYQKGQITFQDAIEKGYVPLRDFMLHNTRKSDLSLMIDLSRSPRPNSVNDIPPTVTISAYVLSELKTSFIIGIVIYLPFVIIDLAVASILMSMGMMMIPPVMISLPLKILLFVLADGWSLLVKSLIASFTI is encoded by the coding sequence GTGAAAAAAAATTTTATATTTTTATTTTTTCTTTTGGGATTGGTTGTTTGCTCTCATACAGCTAATGCCGCTCCAAATATAAATATCGATTTAGGCGCTGGTTCGCCAAACGATATTGCAAATTCTTTAAAAGTTTTATTCATTCTAACCATTCTTGCTTTTGCGCCACTATTACTCTTGATGACCACTTCTTTTTTGAGACTGATAATAGTATTTGGTTTTTTAAGAAACGCCCTTGGTGTGCAGCAAATAATACCTGGTCAGATTATAATAGGGCTTTCTTTGTTTCTTACGCTTTTTATTATGACCCCTATAATCCAGAAAATTGAGCAAGACGCATATACTCCATATCAAAAAGGCCAGATCACTTTTCAAGACGCAATTGAAAAAGGATATGTCCCACTCAGAGACTTTATGCTTCACAATACTAGAAAGAGCGACCTGTCCTTAATGATAGATCTTTCTCGATCCCCTAGGCCAAATTCTGTAAATGATATTCCTCCAACAGTAACCATAAGCGCATATGTATTGAGCGAATTAAAAACATCATTTATAATTGGTATAGTAATATATTTACCTTTTGTTATAATAGATCTTGCAGTTGCAAGCATACTTATGTCTATGGGAATGATGATGATTCCACCTGTTATGATTTCTTTGCCGCTAAAGATACTTCTTTTCGTTTTGGCTGATGGCTGGTCCCTTTTGGTAAAAAGTTTGATTGCAAGTTTTACAATTTAG
- the cheB gene encoding chemotaxis-specific protein-glutamate methyltransferase CheB has product MSKIKLFIVEDSLVIRSILKRMLLEESDIEVVGEAGKVKDAIDGITSLRPDVVTLDVILPDGSGLDVLKQLSDSGTPFIMLSSSTTEGAQVTVDALNYGAFDYVAKVNPPLGVMSAKDELLKKIRAAYLARGKIRVKPCIECLPPKKTPIKIERKIANKAVAIVASTGAPPQIRKVVSELDPDFDASLIIVQHMPVGFTKIFSDSLNTICPFPISEAEDGQLLLSNTGIVAKGGYHLRVKNDKSIYLDDKTQAYFGLRPAGDMTLETLGPVFREKLLVVIMTGMGSDGTSGAKIVRESGGKIYAEDESSCVVYGMPGSIVRSNLQDKIVNLSGIPNAIMEFVKD; this is encoded by the coding sequence GTGTCTAAAATAAAACTATTTATAGTAGAAGACTCATTAGTCATAAGATCAATTCTCAAAAGAATGCTTCTTGAGGAAAGCGATATAGAGGTAGTTGGCGAAGCTGGCAAGGTAAAAGACGCCATAGATGGGATAACTTCTTTAAGACCAGACGTAGTTACTCTTGATGTTATATTACCCGATGGCTCTGGACTGGATGTTTTGAAACAATTATCTGATAGCGGAACTCCTTTTATAATGCTTAGCTCTTCTACAACAGAGGGGGCTCAGGTAACAGTAGACGCACTTAACTATGGTGCCTTTGATTATGTTGCTAAGGTTAACCCCCCTCTTGGAGTTATGTCTGCTAAGGATGAATTGTTAAAAAAAATCAGAGCAGCCTATCTTGCAAGGGGAAAGATTAGAGTAAAGCCATGCATAGAGTGTTTGCCACCTAAAAAAACGCCCATAAAAATAGAAAGAAAGATTGCCAATAAGGCTGTTGCAATAGTCGCATCTACAGGTGCTCCTCCACAAATCAGAAAGGTCGTGTCAGAGTTAGATCCAGATTTTGATGCATCGCTGATAATCGTCCAGCACATGCCTGTCGGATTTACAAAGATTTTTTCAGATAGCTTAAATACAATCTGTCCCTTTCCTATAAGCGAAGCTGAGGACGGGCAATTGCTTTTGTCAAATACAGGAATTGTTGCAAAAGGCGGATACCACTTGAGAGTAAAAAATGACAAATCAATATATTTAGATGATAAAACTCAAGCTTATTTTGGCCTAAGGCCGGCAGGGGATATGACGCTTGAAACGCTTGGCCCAGTCTTTAGAGAAAAACTCTTGGTAGTTATAATGACTGGTATGGGATCTGATGGTACTAGTGGTGCGAAAATAGTCAGAGAATCGGGTGGCAAGATCTACGCAGAGGATGAAAGTTCTTGTGTTGTTTATGGAATGCCTGGCTCAATTGTTCGCTCAAATTTACAAGACAAAATAGTAAATTTATCTGGTATACCTAATGCTATAATGGAATTTGTTAAAGATTAG